One Gordonia mangrovi genomic region harbors:
- a CDS encoding phospholipase D-like domain-containing protein gives MNDDVQWVGDASLFEPGLNCCEVAHADRLACIVDAADYFRLAKSAMLGARRRIMLIGWDFDTRIELEPDGATLDGPNKLGDFLNWLPDNKPDLDVYLLKWSVGALAAITRGMTPIFILNWLNHPRVHLQIDTRHPVKAAHHQKIVVIDDTIAFCGGIDMTVDRWDRSGHPDDDRHRITPNGKTYSPWHDATTAVDGAAARAVAAIARSRWEVATGESLEPVTDVTETHWPDDLEPTMRAVDVAVARTLPRLGDRSEVREIEQLYLTVIRSARRHLYIESQYLAARTLVDAMIERLGEPDGPEIVVVLPRNADGWLEQKAMDGARERLLRALWNADRHDRFRAFYPVTEGGQPIYVHAKVLVMDDALLRVGSSNLNNRSLGLDSECDLAVEVTADDPLRDEHRRQIREVRDRLVAEHLGMSADRWRAEFEAWGSLVGAIDALRGSGKTLREFDRATVEGEASPLAENDLVDPETATRSAILERSYRILASAPLRRQARHAHRTRS, from the coding sequence GTGAACGACGACGTGCAGTGGGTCGGTGATGCTTCGCTGTTCGAACCGGGACTGAACTGCTGCGAGGTCGCTCACGCTGATCGGTTGGCCTGCATCGTCGACGCCGCCGACTATTTTCGTCTCGCCAAATCGGCGATGCTCGGTGCACGTCGGCGCATCATGTTGATCGGATGGGATTTCGACACCCGCATCGAGCTCGAACCGGATGGAGCGACCCTGGACGGGCCCAACAAGTTGGGCGATTTCCTGAATTGGCTACCGGACAACAAGCCCGATCTGGACGTGTACCTGCTCAAGTGGAGTGTGGGCGCGCTGGCCGCGATCACCCGCGGGATGACCCCGATCTTCATCCTGAACTGGCTGAATCACCCGCGGGTCCACCTCCAGATCGACACCCGGCACCCGGTGAAGGCGGCACATCATCAGAAGATCGTCGTCATCGACGACACCATCGCGTTCTGCGGCGGAATCGACATGACCGTCGACAGGTGGGACCGCTCCGGACATCCCGACGACGACCGTCACCGGATCACACCCAACGGCAAGACCTACAGTCCGTGGCACGACGCGACCACCGCGGTCGACGGGGCCGCAGCGCGCGCGGTGGCTGCCATTGCCCGCAGCCGCTGGGAGGTGGCCACCGGCGAGAGTCTCGAGCCGGTCACCGACGTCACCGAGACACACTGGCCCGACGATCTGGAGCCGACGATGCGCGCGGTGGACGTTGCGGTGGCCCGCACTCTGCCTCGGCTGGGTGACCGCAGCGAGGTCCGCGAGATCGAACAGCTGTATCTCACCGTGATCCGCAGTGCGCGCCGCCACCTCTACATCGAGAGCCAGTATCTGGCCGCCCGGACGCTCGTCGACGCGATGATCGAACGACTTGGCGAACCTGACGGCCCGGAGATCGTGGTGGTATTGCCCCGCAACGCCGACGGCTGGCTGGAGCAGAAGGCGATGGACGGCGCCCGCGAGAGGTTGCTGCGCGCGCTCTGGAACGCTGATCGCCACGATCGGTTCCGGGCGTTCTACCCGGTGACCGAGGGCGGGCAGCCGATCTACGTGCACGCCAAGGTACTGGTGATGGACGACGCATTGTTGCGTGTCGGTTCGTCGAACCTGAACAACCGGTCCCTGGGTCTGGACAGTGAATGCGATCTGGCCGTCGAGGTCACCGCCGACGACCCGCTCCGCGACGAGCATCGCCGGCAGATCCGAGAGGTGCGCGACCGACTGGTGGCCGAGCACCTGGGCATGTCGGCGGATCGGTGGCGTGCGGAGTTCGAAGCCTGGGGCTCACTGGTCGGGGCCATCGACGCGCTGCGCGGCTCGGGCAAGACGCTGCGCGAGTTCGACCGCGCCACGGTCGAGGGCGAGGCCAGTCCCCTCGCCGAGAACGATCTGGTCGACCCGGAGACCGCCACGCGCTCAGCGATTCTCGAACGCAGCTATCGCATCCTGGCGTCTGCGCCGCTGCGCCGGCAGGCACGGCACGCCCACCGCACGCGCAGTTGA
- a CDS encoding crotonase/enoyl-CoA hydratase family protein has translation MNEDRIALAIDDAGVAQVTLNRADKHNALDSAMFDALLEVTAALRVDRRVRAVVVHGAGKSFCSGLDITSLGQGGGAASLLDRDDDQIANRAQRVSVDWATVPAPVIAAITGNCFGGGLQIALGADIRYATPDARLSIMEIKWGLVPDMGITQTLPRLLPADVAKELTFTGRIVSGTEAHALGLVTRAVDDPLAAALDLAHDIAAKSPHAIQAAKKLYDQTWSGADPAAALMLESELQVGLMGSPNQLEAVHAGMARRDPSYADPD, from the coding sequence GTGAACGAAGACAGGATTGCGCTCGCCATCGACGACGCGGGCGTTGCACAGGTCACCCTGAATCGCGCAGACAAACACAACGCACTCGACAGCGCCATGTTCGATGCCCTCCTGGAGGTCACCGCCGCCCTGCGTGTGGATCGCCGGGTGCGTGCGGTGGTCGTGCACGGGGCGGGCAAGAGTTTCTGCTCCGGCCTGGACATCACGAGTCTCGGCCAAGGCGGTGGCGCGGCGTCGCTGCTCGACCGCGACGACGACCAGATCGCCAACCGGGCGCAACGTGTGTCGGTCGACTGGGCGACGGTGCCGGCGCCGGTCATCGCCGCGATCACCGGCAACTGCTTCGGCGGCGGTCTGCAGATCGCGCTCGGCGCCGACATCCGATACGCCACACCCGACGCCCGGCTGTCGATCATGGAGATCAAATGGGGTCTCGTGCCGGACATGGGAATCACCCAGACCCTTCCGCGGCTGTTGCCGGCGGACGTAGCCAAGGAACTCACCTTCACCGGTCGAATCGTGTCGGGCACCGAAGCACACGCCCTGGGGCTGGTGACGCGTGCCGTCGACGACCCACTGGCGGCAGCGCTCGACCTGGCCCACGACATCGCGGCGAAGTCCCCGCACGCGATCCAGGCCGCCAAGAAGCTCTACGACCAGACGTGGTCGGGTGCGGATCCGGCCGCCGCTCTGATGCTGGAAAGCGAGTTGCAGGTGGGGCTGATGGGTTCGCCCAATCAGCTCGAAGCGGTGCACGCCGGCATGGCGCGGCGCGACCCCAGCTACGCCGACCCCGACTGA
- a CDS encoding YceI family protein — MADTNWHLNGSSGSVTVHTGVAGRASRAGHRLTIEMREWSAEVTWEGDEPTGLAATVSVDSLTVVSGAGGLTPMTAAERSVARGNALKSLDADKFGEISYVSHELTATADGFRADGSLTIHGRSRPRTIDLLVTDIDDRWEIAAETTISQKDFGIRPYSLMMGSLKVADEVRVVVGVSHAKQP, encoded by the coding sequence GTGGCGGACACGAACTGGCATCTGAATGGGTCGTCCGGGTCGGTCACCGTCCACACCGGCGTGGCCGGTCGCGCATCACGGGCCGGACACCGACTGACCATCGAGATGCGGGAGTGGTCGGCGGAGGTGACCTGGGAAGGTGACGAACCGACCGGGCTCGCGGCGACCGTGTCGGTTGACTCCCTGACCGTCGTCTCCGGTGCGGGCGGACTGACCCCGATGACCGCCGCGGAGAGATCGGTGGCCCGGGGCAACGCGCTGAAGTCGTTGGACGCGGACAAGTTCGGCGAGATCAGCTATGTCTCCCACGAGCTCACGGCAACGGCCGACGGGTTCCGTGCCGACGGCTCCCTCACCATCCACGGGCGCAGCCGTCCCCGGACGATCGATCTGCTCGTCACCGACATCGACGATCGGTGGGAGATCGCGGCGGAAACCACGATCTCGCAGAAGGACTTCGGCATCCGCCCGTACTCACTGATGATGGGGTCGCTGAAGGTCGCCGACGAGGTCCGGGTGGTGGTCGGCGTATCCCACGCCAAACAGCCGTAA
- a CDS encoding D-hexose-6-phosphate mutarotase, with product MTLSGNIDGVRYDTIHGLDVVVVETPTATASISLFGGQVVSFVAAGATTDVMWLSPLVASPPTPIRGGVPVCWPYFGREGQPDDAPSHGYARTAMWEVIDGRTTDFGGTELTFAPQGIEQVALHVQLTVRVGDALEQQLRTHNPGSETITMTEAFHNYLRVADVGSVRVAGLGGLTYLDKFDDMRTHPQHGDWVLPADDPRSDRIYPGAGGEYRLIDPVLQRAIDVTVHGGQSAVVWNPGEHGAAGMADVGPHWREFVCVEAANAGPDVIDVPAGGTHTLTQTISVTPL from the coding sequence GTGACGTTATCCGGCAACATCGACGGCGTGCGCTACGACACGATCCACGGGCTCGACGTGGTCGTGGTGGAGACACCCACGGCCACCGCGTCCATCTCCCTGTTCGGTGGGCAGGTGGTGTCCTTTGTGGCGGCGGGTGCCACCACCGACGTCATGTGGTTGTCGCCTCTCGTCGCCTCCCCGCCCACCCCGATCCGCGGTGGCGTGCCGGTGTGCTGGCCGTATTTCGGCCGCGAGGGACAGCCCGACGATGCGCCGTCGCACGGATATGCGCGCACCGCGATGTGGGAGGTGATCGATGGTCGGACAACCGATTTCGGAGGCACCGAACTCACATTCGCACCGCAAGGGATCGAGCAGGTGGCGCTGCACGTGCAGCTGACGGTGCGGGTGGGTGACGCTCTGGAACAACAACTGCGCACCCACAACCCCGGTTCCGAGACGATCACGATGACCGAGGCCTTCCACAACTACCTCCGGGTGGCCGATGTCGGTTCGGTGCGGGTCGCCGGGCTGGGCGGATTGACCTACCTGGACAAGTTCGACGACATGAGAACCCACCCACAGCACGGTGATTGGGTCCTCCCCGCCGATGACCCGCGCAGCGACCGCATCTATCCCGGGGCAGGCGGCGAGTACCGGCTCATCGACCCGGTCCTGCAGCGGGCGATCGACGTGACGGTGCACGGCGGTCAGAGCGCGGTGGTGTGGAATCCCGGCGAACACGGTGCGGCGGGTATGGCCGATGTCGGCCCGCACTGGCGAGAGTTCGTGTGCGTTGAGGCCGCCAATGCCGGACCTGACGTGATCGATGTTCCGGCCGGCGGCACCCACACGCTGACCCAGACGATTTCGGTCACACCCCTGTGA
- a CDS encoding YihY/virulence factor BrkB family protein, which produces MSVAVRIDGFQRRHPRTGYPLAVAYKFFDDQGGYLAALITYYGFISLFPLMLVFTSVLGFVLEGNPELQEQIVDSALSQIPVVGDQLGEQGQLSGSATAVTIGVVSAVYGALGVSVAIQNAMNIVWAVPRNKRPNPIQVRLRGAMLLSTVGLAVIGLTILNGVTAAIDLGGDGRLLALVGPVILYAAVFVVGFRFGTAREVSVRDVLPGAITAAIGWQALQTFGSVFVQRVIANATATNGVFAVVLGLLAFLYLASVMAVVCMEINTVRVDRLYPRSLLTPFTDNVVLTRGDRAAYQAQAQAQRHKGFQEIDVTFGRRDRSDSPPVDDPTPPATR; this is translated from the coding sequence GTGTCGGTGGCGGTGCGCATCGACGGCTTTCAGCGCCGCCATCCCCGCACGGGGTATCCCCTCGCGGTCGCGTACAAGTTCTTCGATGATCAGGGCGGCTACCTCGCCGCGCTGATCACGTATTACGGCTTCATCTCACTGTTTCCGCTGATGCTGGTGTTCACGTCGGTACTGGGTTTCGTCCTCGAGGGGAATCCCGAACTCCAGGAACAGATCGTCGACTCGGCGCTCTCCCAGATCCCGGTCGTCGGTGATCAGCTCGGCGAACAGGGTCAACTAAGCGGTTCGGCGACCGCGGTGACCATCGGTGTGGTGAGCGCCGTCTACGGTGCGCTGGGTGTCTCGGTCGCGATCCAGAACGCGATGAACATCGTATGGGCGGTGCCGCGTAACAAGCGGCCCAATCCGATCCAGGTCCGGCTCAGGGGTGCGATGCTGCTGTCCACGGTGGGGCTCGCGGTCATCGGGCTGACCATCCTCAATGGTGTCACCGCGGCCATCGATCTCGGCGGGGATGGACGTCTCCTGGCGCTGGTGGGCCCGGTGATCCTGTATGCCGCCGTGTTCGTCGTCGGATTCCGGTTCGGCACCGCCCGGGAGGTGAGCGTTCGCGACGTTCTTCCCGGCGCCATCACCGCCGCGATCGGCTGGCAGGCGTTGCAGACCTTCGGCAGCGTGTTCGTTCAGCGGGTCATCGCCAATGCCACCGCCACCAACGGCGTGTTCGCGGTCGTCCTGGGCCTGCTGGCCTTCCTCTACCTCGCCTCGGTGATGGCGGTCGTGTGTATGGAGATCAACACAGTACGGGTCGACCGACTCTACCCGCGATCCCTGCTGACCCCGTTCACCGACAATGTGGTGCTCACCCGCGGGGATCGAGCGGCCTACCAGGCTCAAGCGCAGGCTCAGCGGCACAAAGGGTTCCAGGAGATCGATGTGACATTCGGTCGGCGCGACCGCAGCGATTCACCGCCCGTCGATGACCCGACCCCGCCAGCCACCCGGTGA
- a CDS encoding DUF1918 domain-containing protein — MMHAQAGDWLEVEQSVLGKEPERGLIEEVRSSDGSPPYVVRWEDADHTALVYPGPDAIIRTAAEVEALNSARAEQVSHLQEELARRQHADG; from the coding sequence ATGATGCACGCGCAAGCAGGAGATTGGCTCGAGGTCGAACAATCGGTGCTCGGCAAGGAACCGGAGCGCGGGTTGATCGAGGAAGTGCGGTCGAGCGATGGCTCGCCTCCGTACGTCGTCCGCTGGGAGGATGCCGACCATACTGCCCTGGTATATCCGGGGCCGGACGCGATCATACGAACCGCTGCGGAGGTCGAGGCGCTGAACTCCGCGCGAGCCGAACAGGTGTCCCACCTGCAGGAGGAGCTCGCGCGTCGGCAGCACGCCGACGGGTGA
- a CDS encoding flavin-containing monooxygenase, giving the protein MVPHTPTFATDFEVVIIGAGISGIGAAYHLKTKRPTTSFAILEGRSALGGTWDLFRYPGIRSDSDMPSFGFGFKPWTHRQSIADAQVILDYLNETVDENDIRTHIHHDTKVEGADFDSRTGRWTIHAIDAHTHEPRSYTARFVYSGTGYYNYEAGYTPEFPGRDTFSGQIIHPQHWPEDLDYTGKKVVVIGSGATAVTLIPAMAAEASHVTMLQRSPSYVLSLPGEDAIANTMNRVIGPDKAYRIIRRKNIALNRGIFKASKRAPTLIRTLLMADVKRRLPKGYDVDTHFNPSYDPWDQRLCMVPNGDLFTAISSGRASVVTDHIDSFTETGIALTSGQHLDADIIVTATGLDLLPFGGIDLSVDGEQVDVRDTVVYKSMMLSGVPNFVFAIGYTNIAWTLKVDLVCSHMVRLLDHMDEQGRDVVTPVLADSTMDRAPLLDMSSGYVQRRIGAFPKAGTTGPWTVKMSYEADIERLEHGPVDDPELKFDVVEVATVAVAS; this is encoded by the coding sequence ATGGTCCCCCACACACCCACATTCGCCACCGATTTCGAGGTCGTCATCATCGGCGCCGGCATTTCCGGGATCGGCGCGGCCTACCACCTCAAGACCAAGCGACCGACCACATCGTTCGCGATCCTCGAGGGACGCTCGGCGCTCGGCGGCACCTGGGACCTATTTCGCTATCCGGGCATCCGGTCGGATTCGGACATGCCCTCGTTCGGGTTCGGGTTCAAGCCGTGGACGCACCGGCAGTCCATCGCCGACGCCCAGGTCATCCTCGACTACCTCAACGAGACCGTCGACGAGAACGACATCCGCACGCACATCCACCACGACACCAAGGTCGAGGGCGCCGATTTCGATTCCCGGACCGGACGTTGGACGATCCACGCCATCGACGCGCACACGCACGAACCCAGGTCGTACACGGCCCGCTTCGTCTACTCCGGCACCGGCTACTACAACTACGAGGCCGGCTATACCCCGGAGTTCCCGGGCCGTGACACGTTCAGCGGTCAGATCATCCATCCCCAGCACTGGCCCGAGGATCTCGACTACACCGGCAAGAAGGTCGTGGTGATCGGCAGCGGTGCCACCGCGGTGACGCTGATCCCGGCGATGGCTGCCGAGGCGTCCCACGTCACGATGCTGCAGCGCTCCCCCAGCTATGTCCTGTCGCTGCCCGGTGAGGATGCCATCGCCAACACGATGAACAGGGTCATCGGACCCGACAAGGCCTATCGAATCATCCGGCGCAAGAACATCGCGCTCAACCGGGGCATCTTCAAGGCCAGCAAGCGCGCGCCGACGCTCATCCGCACGCTGCTGATGGCCGACGTGAAGCGGCGACTGCCCAAGGGATATGACGTCGACACCCACTTCAACCCCAGCTACGACCCGTGGGATCAGCGGCTGTGCATGGTGCCCAACGGTGATCTGTTCACGGCGATCTCGTCCGGCCGGGCGTCGGTGGTGACCGACCACATCGACAGCTTCACCGAGACCGGTATCGCGCTGACATCCGGTCAGCATCTCGATGCCGACATCATCGTGACAGCCACCGGCCTGGACCTGTTGCCGTTCGGCGGCATCGACCTGAGCGTCGACGGCGAGCAGGTCGACGTGAGGGACACGGTCGTCTACAAGTCCATGATGCTCAGCGGTGTACCCAATTTCGTCTTCGCGATCGGCTACACGAACATCGCCTGGACCTTGAAGGTCGACCTCGTCTGCTCCCATATGGTGAGGCTGCTCGATCACATGGACGAGCAGGGTCGCGACGTCGTGACCCCCGTCCTGGCCGACTCGACAATGGACCGCGCCCCGCTGCTCGACATGAGCTCGGGCTACGTGCAGCGCCGAATCGGCGCGTTCCCGAAGGCAGGCACCACCGGACCGTGGACGGTCAAGATGTCGTATGAGGCCGACATCGAGCGTCTCGAGCACGGCCCCGTCGACGACCCCGAGCTGAAGTTCGACGTGGTCGAGGTCGCGACCGTGGCGGTCGCCTCATGA
- a CDS encoding PucR family transcriptional regulator — protein sequence MAQDRLIADIADRMLADLDELVEAMNDAESEIVPSLAADRAIAEEMSASNRANITAVLHGLRFDTRSTGPATPPREALDVLRTVVRRGLDLDVMFQAYRRGQTVVWQHFMRLAPTMTPPGPELVDVIDRFAEVMFTYVDRVLLELVAEAQRIREEMQGGALARRTETVRLILDGAPIDERVAAGRLGYELAQRHTAAVLWLQDSAGDDGTLESVATSLARAVRARPPLTISAGVRAVWAWLPGEAFTSVAELRHTVTRAPAGVRVAMGPTREGLAGFRSSHADALVVEQLVAENPGGERLVAFDDIAPIAALARDERDAAQFVAATLGALASDDERGARLRATLRVYLAAADNASVAAEHMHTHRNTILQRVGKATELLGHPPGQRRLGLMTALDVVHYLGPRVLTGGAPTPTGAR from the coding sequence ATGGCCCAGGACCGGCTCATTGCCGACATTGCCGATCGCATGCTCGCCGACCTCGACGAGCTCGTCGAGGCCATGAACGACGCCGAGTCCGAGATCGTGCCGAGTCTGGCCGCCGACCGGGCCATCGCGGAGGAGATGTCGGCGAGCAACCGCGCCAATATCACCGCAGTGCTGCACGGACTGCGCTTTGACACCCGCAGCACAGGTCCCGCTACGCCGCCGCGCGAAGCGCTCGACGTGTTGCGCACGGTGGTGCGCCGCGGACTCGACCTCGACGTGATGTTCCAGGCATACCGGCGCGGTCAGACCGTGGTGTGGCAGCACTTCATGCGACTCGCACCCACCATGACACCGCCGGGACCGGAGCTCGTGGACGTGATCGACCGCTTCGCGGAAGTCATGTTCACCTATGTCGACCGCGTACTCCTCGAACTGGTGGCCGAGGCGCAACGGATTCGCGAGGAGATGCAGGGCGGTGCGCTCGCGCGTCGGACCGAGACCGTCCGCCTCATCCTCGATGGCGCACCGATCGACGAACGGGTGGCCGCCGGCCGACTCGGCTACGAACTGGCGCAGCGACACACCGCCGCGGTCCTGTGGCTCCAGGATTCGGCCGGTGATGACGGCACCCTGGAATCGGTTGCCACCTCGCTCGCCCGCGCCGTGCGGGCTCGCCCGCCGTTGACCATCTCGGCCGGCGTCCGCGCGGTGTGGGCATGGCTTCCCGGCGAAGCGTTCACCTCGGTCGCGGAGCTGCGGCACACCGTGACCCGGGCGCCCGCCGGTGTCCGGGTGGCCATGGGGCCCACACGCGAGGGTCTTGCCGGCTTTCGGTCGTCGCACGCCGACGCGCTCGTCGTCGAACAGCTCGTCGCCGAGAATCCGGGCGGCGAACGCCTGGTCGCCTTCGACGACATCGCGCCGATCGCCGCGCTTGCGCGTGACGAACGGGACGCTGCCCAGTTCGTCGCCGCCACACTGGGTGCACTCGCCTCCGACGACGAACGAGGCGCACGGCTGCGCGCCACGCTGCGGGTGTACCTCGCCGCGGCCGACAATGCTTCGGTGGCAGCCGAGCACATGCACACCCACCGCAACACGATCCTGCAACGCGTCGGCAAGGCGACCGAATTGCTCGGTCATCCGCCGGGCCAACGCCGGTTGGGGCTGATGACCGCGCTCGACGTGGTCCATTACCTCGGGCCGCGTGTTCTGACCGGTGGTGCCCCGACTCCCACCGGCGCCCGATGA
- a CDS encoding potassium channel family protein, with the protein MTAVAVVVGVVLIALTTTDLLLTVLHPTRRGPLSQSTMKMIWRMSLTAAGRLHREAIVGFAAPTMMLAQLAGWVLGLWLGFGLVFAGYPDQLSSLPPGRTVVQALPEALYLSGASLTTVGFGDLVAENDVLQLLTVAEAGAGLAVFGAAIAYVLAVYPRVSEIRVMAGELACVRNDHEAAQLVANGGPSRLQALHHDLIQLDESTQRFPILYYFHSRDPEASLATAIHAASLITLQLRFATATEVLPTARWHGVLLDSAVTRVIEHFRHRYHPDGDSNSDWGPDDPEIDRRLRDLRRAATDVTGASAEDAPDRAALAGLLGRSHIFLTELERWHLYPHHPM; encoded by the coding sequence ATGACGGCCGTTGCGGTTGTCGTCGGCGTTGTGCTGATCGCGCTCACGACAACCGATCTGCTGCTGACCGTCCTGCATCCGACGCGTCGGGGACCGTTGAGCCAGTCGACCATGAAGATGATCTGGCGGATGTCGTTGACGGCGGCGGGGCGACTGCATCGTGAAGCGATCGTCGGTTTCGCGGCACCTACGATGATGCTGGCCCAGCTCGCCGGCTGGGTTCTCGGGCTGTGGCTCGGGTTCGGTCTGGTCTTCGCGGGTTATCCAGATCAGCTGAGTTCCCTGCCGCCGGGGCGCACGGTCGTGCAGGCTCTGCCCGAAGCGCTGTACCTGAGCGGCGCCTCGTTGACGACGGTCGGCTTCGGGGATCTGGTCGCCGAGAACGATGTGCTGCAACTGCTGACGGTGGCCGAGGCCGGCGCAGGGCTCGCTGTCTTCGGTGCCGCGATCGCCTACGTGCTCGCGGTCTATCCACGCGTCTCCGAAATCCGGGTCATGGCCGGCGAACTCGCTTGTGTGCGCAACGACCACGAGGCTGCACAACTGGTCGCCAACGGCGGACCGTCGCGTCTGCAGGCACTGCATCACGATCTGATCCAGCTCGATGAGAGCACTCAGCGGTTTCCGATCCTGTACTACTTCCACTCCCGCGACCCCGAGGCGTCGCTCGCGACCGCAATTCACGCGGCCAGCCTGATCACGCTGCAACTGCGGTTCGCGACCGCCACCGAGGTGCTGCCGACGGCGCGTTGGCACGGCGTTCTGCTCGACAGTGCGGTCACCCGGGTGATCGAGCACTTCCGCCATCGCTATCACCCCGACGGAGACTCCAACTCGGATTGGGGACCAGACGACCCCGAGATCGACCGGAGACTGCGCGACCTACGGCGGGCCGCAACCGACGTGACCGGGGCGTCGGCCGAGGACGCTCCTGATCGCGCCGCACTGGCCGGGCTGCTCGGCCGCTCGCACATCTTCCTCACCGAGCTGGAGCGCTGGCACCTGTATCCGCATCACCCGATGTGA
- a CDS encoding ArsR/SmtB family transcription factor: MSNQELSLATVGGGLSAARAASSAPALKALGDPVRLRLLSEVAASPGGEACVCDISGPFDLSQPTISHHLKVLREAGLVTSERRATWVYYRVNTEALAQLAGLLGELSSVVGESRSCEVPE; the protein is encoded by the coding sequence ATGTCGAATCAAGAGCTTTCCCTGGCCACCGTTGGTGGTGGCCTGAGTGCAGCGCGGGCGGCGTCATCGGCGCCGGCCCTGAAGGCGCTCGGCGACCCGGTGCGGTTACGACTCCTCAGCGAAGTCGCGGCGTCGCCCGGCGGTGAAGCCTGCGTCTGCGACATCTCGGGACCGTTCGACTTGTCACAGCCGACGATCAGCCATCACCTGAAGGTGCTGCGCGAGGCGGGGCTGGTGACCAGTGAACGCCGCGCGACGTGGGTGTATTACCGGGTCAATACCGAGGCGCTGGCGCAACTCGCCGGACTGTTGGGTGAGCTGTCCTCGGTGGTGGGGGAGTCGCGTTCCTGCGAGGTGCCCGAATGA